One Manduca sexta isolate Smith_Timp_Sample1 chromosome 28, JHU_Msex_v1.0, whole genome shotgun sequence DNA window includes the following coding sequences:
- the LOC119190994 gene encoding LOW QUALITY PROTEIN: mitochondrial cardiolipin hydrolase-like (The sequence of the model RefSeq protein was modified relative to this genomic sequence to represent the inferred CDS: inserted 2 bases in 1 codon; deleted 1 base in 1 codon) produces the protein MSFKTYSKAIFLLLTVSFVSHAAFKYFRRQKKIKXIKEINEVIMFAHGTRELRRSKYSKCVITPSMERLLYYLNLPKHSIDICMYVFTNTDLTNVVLKLHFKGVKVRLIVDADMAFTSGSSIRRLERQGIPIRWMKSTNLMHHKFCLIDVMEGGKTTPFVMAGSLNWTSQALSGNWENLIITSQKDLVRQYKDEFERLWVLLNQSLVMYNLFDLCIIMF, from the exons ATGTCTTTTAAAACTTATAgtaaagcaatatttttgttattaacagTTTCTTTTGTATCACATGCCGCATTTAAATACTTCAGAAGgcagaagaaaataaa gataaaagagATCAATGAAGTTATAATGTTCGCTCACGGAACAAGAGAGTTGAGAAGAAGCAAATACTCTAAGTGTGTGATAACTCCAAGCATGGAAAGATTGTTGTACTATTTGAACTTGCCGAAGCACTCCATAGACATATGCATGTACGTATTTACTAATACAGACTTGACCAACGTCGTATTGAAACTTCATTTTAAAGGCGTAAAAGTTAGGTTGATAGTTGATGCAGATATGGCATTTACCTCTGGCTCAAGTATAAGGCGCTTGGAGCGACAAGGCATACCTATCCGATGGATGAAGTCTACGAACCTCATGCACCATAAATTTTGTCTTATAGATGTAATGGAAGGAGGCAAAACAACACCATTTGTGATGGCAGGGTCTCTGAATTGGACC AGCCAGGCACTGTCTGGTAATtgggaaaatttaattattacatcacAGAAAGATTTGGTGCGGCAGTACAAGGATGAGTTTGAGAGGCTGTGGGTGTTGTTAAACCAATCGTtggttatgtataatttatttgatctttgtattattatgttttaa